GGGTTCTGGTCCATGTGTTCGACGACGGCGCGGTCCAGCAGGTTCTTCAGCCCGGTCTGGTGGTAGCTGTTGAGCCAGGCCAGCTGCAGCGTCTCGCGTGACTCGTTGCCGAACACGTCGGTGTGGCGTTCCAGTGCGATGCGGTCCTGCGTCAGCGTGCCCGTCTTGTCGGTACACAGAACATCCATGGCACCGAAATTCTGGATGGCATCGAGTTGCTTGACGATGACTTTTTGCCGTGACAGCACAACCGCTCCCTTGGCCAGGGTGGAGGTGACGATCATGGGCAGCATCTCCGGTGTCAGGCCCACGGCTACTGACAGTGCAAACAGAAATGCCTCCATCCAGTCGCCCTTGGTGAAGCCGTTGAGCAGCAGTACCAGCGGAGCCATGACCAGGGCAAAGCGGATCAGCAGCCAAGAGACGCTGTTGACCCCGGCCTGGAAGGCGGTGGGGGCGCGGCCGGCGGCAACGGCACGGTGGGCCACCTGTCCGAAATAGGTCTGGTTGCCGGTGGCCACTACCACGGCCGTGGCCACGCCAGAGACCACGTTGGTGCCCATGAACAGCAGATTGGATTGCTCCAGAATGCCGTTGGAGAGGTGCTTGCGACCGGTGAACTTCTCCACCGGCAGGGATTCACCCGTCATTGCCGCCTGGGCCACAAACAGGTCCTTGGCCGTCAGCACGCGGCAGTCGGCGGGCACCATGTCGCCGGCGGACAGCCAGATATGGTCGCCGGGTACCAGCTCGCGCATGGGGACTTCGCGTCGGACAGGGCGGCAGCAGGCATTGATGGGGTCATCAGTGCTGCGCCGGAGCGCTTCGCTGCCCTGAGGTCTCAGGTCACGGCGAATCACCGTGGCGGTGCTGCTCACCATGGCCTTGAGCTGCTCGGCGCTGCGCTGGGAGCGGCCTTCTTGCACAAAACGGATGATGGTGGACAGCAGCACCATGGCAGCAATGATGACGGTGGCCTGGATGTCTTCGGTGGCCCAGGACACGATGGCCAGCAAGGTCAGCAACACATTGAAGGGGTTGCGGTAGCACTGCCACAGGTGCTGCCACCAGGGCAGTGGTTTTTCGTGATCGACCTCGTTGGGTCCGATGCGTTGCAGGCGCTCTGCCGCTTGGCCGTCGCTGAGCCCGGCTTCGCTGGACTGCAAGCGCACCAAGGCGCCTGGAATGTCATCGCAGGCCGCACGCCACAGGGCTCGGGTCAGTTGCTCAGGCACGGGGCTCCGGGCGACGGGCTTGCCGCCAGGTCCGCGCTCGAGGCCCGGCAGCGCGCTGCGGCGGAACAGTCTCAGGTTGTGGCGCCGGCGCAGGAAATGACCGAACCAGAATGTGAAGAAATTCAAAATTCGTTCCTTGGCTGGTTTCAATACCTCACAGAGCGGGCTTTTGTCCCACGCTCAGCTGCAACTCGACCGTGGCGGTCGCCAGGTCCGCTTGGGCCTGCAGATAGTTTTGATAGGCTTCATCGGCCGAGTACTGCGCCGATAACAGCTCCAGCAGCGAGGCCGCGCCCTGGCGATAGGAGAGGCGCATGCCCTCCAGCACTTTCTGTGCATCGGCCAGCACGCCGTTGCGGTAGCGCTGCACGTTCTCGCGGGCAGACATGAAGCGCAGCTGTGCGGCGCGTACCTCGGCCTCGGTCTTGTAGCGGGCATGGTCCAGCTCCAGCATGGCCTGGGTCACCTCGGCTTCGGCCTGGATCAAGGCCCCCTTGTTCAGTCGCGAGAGCGGCAGCGGCACGCTGATCCCAACCTTGAACATGCGCGAGCGCACGGCTGCGTCATAAGGATCTCCATCGCTGCCTAGCCCGGCCGGATGACCGGGCGTGCGCGCTACGCCCACCGACACCGTGGGATTGACCCAGCGCTCTGCCTGGGCCAGATCGACCTTGTCACGGGCGTTGGCCAGCGTGGCTTCGGCGATGCGTATGGCATCGCGGGCGCGCAAGGCCTTTGGCAGCAGGCTTTGCAGGTCATCGCCCTGTGAGAAAGGTGTGAAATCGCAAAACAGGCGTACTTCTTCCTGAGCAGCTCCCAACGCCTCGGCCAGACGGCCACCCAGCGGGACTGACAGCGCCAGCATGGCCGCCTCGACATCGGCGCGGGCCGAGGTCACGTCGGCCGCGAACTGGTTGCGTTCAACACGAGATTGCAGCAACTCCACGCCACCCACATCACCCGCCTTGCGGCGCACTTCGTTGGCTTGCACCACATCGCTGAGAGCCTTCAGTGTCTGCTCCTTGCGCTTGAGCACCTCGCGGCTGCGACAGGCCTCAGCGAAGGCGGTGGCAGCATTGCTGAACAGCGTGTTGCGAAATCCTTCAAGCTCGGCCTGTGTCAGTTGAGCCTGGCTTTTGGCCGCGCGAATGCGGGCATTGCGCTTGCCACCAGTCTCCATTTCCCAGCTCAGGGTGGGCGTAAAGGTTGTGGGGCGGGGCTCACCGGTGTGTATGCGCTCGCGTTCCCATTCAAGGGACAACTCGGGATCGGGACGCAAGCCGGCTATGCCAATCTGGGCCTCGGCGGCAGTGATGGTGGTTTTCTGGGCTTTGAGTTCCAGGCTGTGGGATTCCACGGCCTGCAGGTAGTCGGCAAAGTGCACGGACTGTGGAGGCTGGGCACTGACCGGTGCTGGGGGCGTTGCCGGTTCGCTCGCGGCGAGCGTCGATGGCCCGGCCAGTGTGGCCATGGTGCAGGCCAGGCCAAGGCTGCCCAGGGACAGTCGGAGCGCCTGGGTCAGTGGGGCGTGGATGTAGACAAAACGCATGGGAGACCTCGCTGGCTTCAATGTCCGGTGTGGGGTTGCTCGGGGTGGTCTGCAGAGGCTTGTGTGTCCAGCAGGTCCCAGTCGATGTCGCCTTGGTTCGCAGCGCCGGCAGCGCGGCGCTGTGCCCGGCGCTCCGTCCACGCTTCGACCGCGTAGTAGATCGAGGGCAGCAGTAGCAGGGTCAGCGCGGTGGCACTGGTCAGGCCGTAGACCACCACCGTGGCCAGCGGGCGCTGCACATCGCTGCCCAGATCGGTCGCGAGCATGGCCGGCATCAGGCCAAAGGCGGCCACGGCTGCCGTCATCAGCACCGGACGCATGCGGTTGACTGCGCCCTCGATCACGGCCTCGCGCAGCGCCAGGCCTGCTTCCCGGCGCAATCGGTTGATCTGCGACACCAGCAGCACACCCGAGAGCACGGCCACACCGAACAGGGCGATGAAGCCCACGGCACTGGAGACATTCAGCGTCATGCCGCGCAGGTGCAGACCGGCCAGACCGCCAATCATGGCCAGAGGCACTGTGGCAAGCACCATCAGCGGCTGGCGCAGATTGCCGAAAGCACCAAACAGCAGCACCAGCATCAGGCTCAGCGTCAAAGGCAGGATCAGCGCCATTCGAGCCTCGGCGCGCTGCAGGTTTTCGAACTGGCCACCCCATTCCAGGCGGATGTGTTGCGGGTCTAACTGGATTTCTCGGTCGATGGTGGCATGTGCCTCGTCCAGAAAGCTGGCCAGGTCGCGGCCGCGGACGTTGAGCTTGACCAGAATGTGGCGTTCACCGCCTTCGCGCACGATCACGCTCTGGCCCTGGGTGGTGGAGATGCGTGCCACATCGGCCAGTGGCACCCGGGCACCGTTGGAGGAGCTCAGGCGAAGCTGGGAGATGGCGTCAACGCTGCCCCTGGCCGCCGGTGTGAAGCGCACGGCGATGTCGTAGCTTTTCTCGCCCACGTACAGATCGCCAATGCTGGCGCCGCCGATGCCGGTGGAGATCAGCTGGGCGACGTCGGCGGCGTTGACGCCCAGGCGGGCG
This DNA window, taken from Comamonas testosteroni TK102, encodes the following:
- a CDS encoding TolC family protein codes for the protein MRFVYIHAPLTQALRLSLGSLGLACTMATLAGPSTLAASEPATPPAPVSAQPPQSVHFADYLQAVESHSLELKAQKTTITAAEAQIGIAGLRPDPELSLEWERERIHTGEPRPTTFTPTLSWEMETGGKRNARIRAAKSQAQLTQAELEGFRNTLFSNAATAFAEACRSREVLKRKEQTLKALSDVVQANEVRRKAGDVGGVELLQSRVERNQFAADVTSARADVEAAMLALSVPLGGRLAEALGAAQEEVRLFCDFTPFSQGDDLQSLLPKALRARDAIRIAEATLANARDKVDLAQAERWVNPTVSVGVARTPGHPAGLGSDGDPYDAAVRSRMFKVGISVPLPLSRLNKGALIQAEAEVTQAMLELDHARYKTEAEVRAAQLRFMSARENVQRYRNGVLADAQKVLEGMRLSYRQGAASLLELLSAQYSADEAYQNYLQAQADLATATVELQLSVGQKPAL